The following coding sequences lie in one Apium graveolens cultivar Ventura chromosome 3, ASM990537v1, whole genome shotgun sequence genomic window:
- the LOC141715079 gene encoding uncharacterized protein LOC141715079: protein MEAVMLHHNRKLDRQFTSPPSEFFYPNFPFSSSFNGGAVPYAPPFSFQGPIDPRVHQFHHQQPPLLPLPFPNPYQNNNRKLNNKLTRHQSLSVKKSNFSGPGPKREKPRPTETYTKDVPRVLFSGNSNNVNIIDTKFVASSVVSPPPSSLPLPTFIRPKRSCNFKDVAVVDAGATDSLRRVLHLS from the coding sequence ATGGAGGCAGTTATGTTACACCACAACAGAAAACTCGATCGTCAGTTCACTTCACCTCCTTCAGAGTTCTTTTACCCTAATTTTCCATTCTCTTCGAGCTTCAACGGCGGCGCTGTACCTTACGCACCTCCATTTTCATTCCAAGGTCCGATTGATCCACGTGTACATCAGTTTCACCATCAGCAGCCACCTCTGCTTCCTCTACCCTTTCCTAATCCTTACCAAAATAATAACAGAAAACTCAACAACAAGCTTACCAGGCACCAATCTCTCTCCGTAAAAAAGTCAAACTTCTCCGGTCCTGGTCCAAAGAGAGAGAAACCTAGACCTACTGAAACTTATACTAAGGATGTTCCTAGGGTTTTGTTTTCAGGTAACTCTAACAATGTTAATATTATAGACACTAAGTTTGTGGCTTCCTCTGTTGTGTCTCCTCCGCCGAGTAGCTTGCCGTTGCCGACTTTTATCAGGCCTAAGCGCAGTTGTAACTTCAAGGATGTTGCGGTGGTTGACGCCGGAGCTACAGACAGTCTCCGCCGTGTTCTGCATCTGTCTTGA